The Conger conger chromosome 11, fConCon1.1, whole genome shotgun sequence genome includes the window CAGAAAGGACCACGGGTCTCAACAGACAGCAGCGAAAACATGCCTGGCTCTCTGAGCTCCGCAATGAAAGCCCACCTGATAGCCTACGACCATCAACACCCAGAATGCCCTGCGTTTCACGCttacattttagccatttagcagatgctcttatccagagcaaattaCAACGCGCAGCTTGCTGTACATTCGtgatatataattattttatactgCTGTATAATTACTGAAGCAGTGTAGGTTTAGTAGCGTAAGGGTAGAACAGCACCTGGGAATCTAACCTACCCCCTCAGTTACTGGTGTAATTTCATCGCAATTTATTTCATGAGTTGTCCTCAAACACCACCCTGTGAAAAGATCTTGCTTTGCCCTTCCAGGCCACTGTATATCTGTAATTACAGTTTAGTTACCTTTAATTACTCAACACTATCATATCATCAGCTGGGCAAACGTGATACTCATGTACACTGTAGAGCGCAGAGCCTTTTTTGCCAACTGAATATTGAATGCGTTACAGCGACAGCTGACGACAGACGTCTTTGGCAAAACTGTCACTGGAGTCACTTAGATCGGCCAGCTGTGCAATGAGTAATGGCCAGAGGTGACCTACGGTCcagtacattttttacatttttgtcatttggcagacgcgtttaatccaaagcgacttacaagtgcataggttctaccacaagtcaaagcatcacatccagaactaggaaaatacacatggaatgctgttctaaacatatagtcgtcatcataagtgcataagtttttattttgttttttggggggttagacaaggatagggatatcagaaaggcggggcgggggaaatcaggagggaggactaaggtagagtttgaaaaggttaaGATTTCTACGGTAACTTAAAATATAACAGAGGAGGCTCCAACCGCCCGCTTCTCTCTGTGCACTTAATCTTGCTCGCCAGAACAGGAACTGGTGTTTATAGTGCCGCGGAGGACCGGTCATTACAGCGTGACAGGAAGGCAGCCACTGGAGAAGCACAAGGCCTGTGTGGAAGTATTGAAGCCTGACTGGCCGGCTGGCAGCACAGGGAAACATCTTACCCAGGGCTCTGCTGCCAATGCCCCAGAGGCCCGCGGTGAAGCCTGCGCCGTTAATAATCTCGGCGGGCTTCAGAGGATTCGATCAATATTTCAGTAGCTAATTAGATGACTGAAATCGGACATGCACGCAGTCGAGTACCTCCTCCGATTCCGTGTGAGGATTTCCATAGTCCCAAATCTAGCACTTTCAGCGACCGCTTTCCGCTTTGACACGCGTGTTTCCATTGTATTTGCACAGTCGCTTAACCGTTTAAAAAGTTAGAGggaaaaattaatgaattaattaatattataaCTAGGCGGcgtggatggtgcagtgggtagcactgccgcctcacagcaaggaggtcctgggttcgaatccccgtcggccggggcctgtctgtgtggagtttgctctgggtactccggtttcctcccacagttcaaagacatgcagtttaggctgattggagagtctaaactgcctgtgggtatgagtgtgtgagtgaatggtgtgtgtgccctgcgatggactggtgacctgtccagggtgtattcctgcctttcgcccaatgtatgctgggataggctccagcccccctgcgaccctgatcaggataagcgggttcagataatgggtGGACGGATGGATATTTactgtgcgtgtatatgtgtgtcagCATGTCAAAGGACTCTGCCAGTAAAACCGACTCTCTCTACTGGCAGCTTCGTCACAGGATTGGCAGGCATTTATACTcgtaggttttttttgtttcttctttccATTGGTGCAGTTCCTCTTATTTCTGAATTTCCAAAATAGCAAAAACCTTTTCATAATACGTCACTTAAGCACGGCTTCCGTTATTGACGACGCGTTTTTGCCTCGTGGctctcaaaaaagaaaaacataatgaCACCATTGTTGTTCATTTCATGCCACTCAGCAATAACGTGAAAATATTAGGGTCATAACATTTGTGGGAAGTGATTTCACTTCTCTTTTGCAAATCAATAAATTGTTATATTGTGAACAACACTGCCATCCTGTGGACAAAGAGAGTACTGTATGCAGGACACGGCCTGTTATCTGAAAAGCAGCGACCAAAACTACCACACTATCACCAAAACATCTCTGTAACAAAATGGGGAAATaattacttttgtttttgtggataTAACTGACCATcatcattaattatttatttttgaaataatgagTTCATGAGGTTATAAAATAACTGAATCAAGTGAATTAAAAGGTTAAGTGTGTGGATATTTAAGTGCGTCCCAATTTCAGAAAGGCAGGAGTTTCAGCAGTGCTCATCAGCGGCATCTGCTCCTGAAAATCGATGCGTGCTTacaggaaaaataatttatgagcgcatctactaattgggatgcTTTAGTGTGTCCTTGGTTAGGAGCACGCGTCCCCTGGGATAAGTGTCAGCGTAGAGCGCTGTTTATGCATTCAAAGCAGACACCAGACATCAAAGATGGAAAGTGAAAGCCTCCGAGCCTCCGCAGGCAGGGGGGTAACAGAAACGTGAGCCCGGGACAGTGCCGCGTTTCGGGGTCACGTTTCCTGCTCTTTTGTGGAAGAGGTGCTAAATAATTCTGGAATGTTCTAGCCGACGGTCGCTCCCCGCTCTTCCCATCTGGGCAAGAAGAGCGAGGGGAGTACAGCGAGCATGGAAAACACCGTCCACACGCCTCTGAGAACTTTCTCCGAATGCATTAGCCCGAGGGTTAACCTCTGGCCCTGAagcacctggagagagagagagagacgtccTTCAGGATGCCAGCGCGTAAAAACAGCGACTCTGTTGCTTTTCGGCGTTTTGGCTTTGGAGTTCTCCGAGCGATGCACGTTCCATATCTTCGGTCATATCTGAACGTGCTCAATTCATGTAgatggtgaagaaaaaaaagaaaaaagaaataagaaaaatgtaatggaaCACCTAAAGATGCCATTAAAGTTTGATGGCTGACTGTGGAGAATCTTCAAAGAGCAGACGGTTTTGTAGAAAGAGCATCGCAGGAAAACGGCAGGTCAGGTGAGGGACTCAGCCACATCAGAGAACCTCCTGTCACTCTGGGGAAACGAGGAGCTGTAGCCTTCAGAGAGCGATGGTATGTACCCATAATACTCAAGACTACCTTTTTTTTCAGGCATCCTTTTATGGGAACCTTTTTGACAAATGTTGAAAGCTGATTTGGCCCCTATGTCAGTATGTGctaattacatttaataattttAGCCACTTTCATATGCGTCTGTGTGAGCCATGTATTATCAAGCAACTTGcatgcaaataaaaacagtgcatGCATTTTATAGTACTAAATGTCCATAGAACTGAGTGTAAATTCACTAAAGTGATATTTCACATCATAGACTTgtccgtgggggggggggggggggggggtctacatGATGTTTCTCACAGGGAATTTATCTCAGCACCCTTTATAATCCATGAGTGGGATCTAGTACCCGTCTTCATTCTGAATACTGtaaccaaaaaaacatccatgaaTGAGTGAAAAATAAGTCGCTTAGAAGTCGCTATACTTCATTCTGTGGTCAGTGACTCATGGCGGTGTTGTTGCCGTACGGGGAGTCTCAGGTTGCcgctctttctcccccccctcaGTGAGCCATGGTCTGGTGCCTGTGTGGTCTCCTGCTGGTGGTCGGCCTGGCCCTCTCCGAGTGCCCCTCGGGGTGCTGCTGCCCCCGGCCCGGGGCGCTGGTGCTCTGTGAGGCCCTGGGGCTGCGGAGCCTGCCCCGCTCGGTGCCCCTGGACACGGCCGTGCTCTCCGTGGCCCGGAACCGCCTGTGCGACGTCGACCACCTCCTGCTGCCCTTCGCCGGCCTCCAGGAGCTCAGCCTGAGCCACAACCTGCTGCCCCACTTCCCCAAGGGCCTGCCGCCCAGCCTGGAGGCGCTGCAGCTGCAGGAGAACCGCATCACCTACCTGACCGCCGGCGGCCTGCGGCGGCTGGGCAACCTCACCCGGCTGGACCTGGAGGACAACCGCATCCGGGTGATCCAGCCGGGGGCCTTCCGGGGCCTGGGGAGGCTCCGGGTGCTGAGCCTGAGGGGGAACCGGCTCCAGAGCCTGCCGCCGGCGCTGCCCGCCTCGCTCACCCACCTGGACCTGTCGGCCAACTGCATCTCGGCCATGGACCTGTCCGCCATGGCGGCGCTGGTCAACCTGCAGGTGCTGAAGATCAACGGCAACTGCCTGCGCTCGGTCCCCGACCGGGCCTTCGACGGCCTGCCCCGGCTGGGCACGGTGGAGCTGGCGGACAACCTGTGGGCGTGCGAGTGCGACCTGCTCTACCTGTACCGCTGGCTGCTGGACGGCAGGCTGCGATTGGCCACCGACCTGGTGTGCTCCGCCCCCCTTCACCTGGCACACCGCCCGCTCCTCGCCCTCCCGGTTGCCGCCATCTGCCCGCGGGTGTTGAGGCCCGACACCACGGTCGCCCTGAAGGCTGAGGCGAGGGCTGTGCTGACCCTCGCCACGCCGGGAGACCCCAGACCCTCGCCCGGGGCCCCCACGACAGCATACCGGGACAGACCTGCGCCCGTGGAGGAGGACGCCCAAACACCCGGTATCCTTCGCGCGCGACTCCTACAACCGCACTACGCCCTGGAGGAGCTCAGCTACGAGGACTGCCTGTCCCTAAACTCCACCCCGGCCCCCCTCGCCCCCACCGAGGGGCCCCACGAGGACCCCAGTTGCACGGAGAGCCCTGGGAGTCCCGACCCCCCCAGGAGCGCCACCACCACGGAGATCTCCAGCCCCGTCCTGCCCACCAACAAGGCGGGCGTCCTGCCCGCGACAGCCCGCCCGGGGCCTGTGGGTCTGTGGGCCCCGGCCCCCGTCACGGCCCtgctggctgtgctgtgtgtgctggtggCTCTGCTGGTGCTGGCGGTCCTGCTGGTGCTGAAGAAGGTCCTACACAGGAACCAGAGGGTGGCTCCTCTCCAGGCCTCATGAGCACAACCGCACGTTTTATACGCAGAACGCAGAACAAAACCCCAAGCCATTGGTTTGTCTCACAAATGCGAGATGGGACACATTTTTGGttatagattttttatttatttcttgtatGCATTTTcaaggatttttttttggaTGTCACTAAGCAACACATTGACCACATCTAGGTCTGAGATGGCAATACAGCGTCATGAATGTGGTAAACCACGCGGTTTCCGTTCTGCTAGAATGAATGCTTTTTGTAACCTCAATTGTAAATCAGATTTTTTATGAAATCTGTCTGCTTTAAACACTCTCTCCTGTACATGAGCGGATCACATCCAGTTAGCCAGCCCCAGAAGTGAAATGCCAAAATAAAATTtacaatgcaaataaacaacatttacaATTTTTGACAAATGGCTGCTTTTATCCATTGCCTGAACTGTAGTAATGTGAATAACCAATATCCTATGACCACAGCTGTCAAAAGATGCTCATCATGCACCCCACACATCGGCTTAATTAGGCATCGCTCTTAACAAGCACTTCAATATTCATGAACCAAACTCCAGAAATTACAGAAttaatgtttatatatatatatatatatatatatataaaacccaGAACAACAGAGTCACCCGGTTAATATTAACTGAGAGTGATAAGGCTTAACTTCACAGCAATGTTCCCACAGAAGCGGCGTTAGATTGTGGGTTGACCGGACTCGACGAGGAGAGCAGGGCGGAGGGATGGCCAGTGTTATATACTGGCCCAGTGACGACTGCGCTACTCAGGAAGATGGAGGAATGGGATATGGGAGACTTGGGTTTCTGGGTCAGGAACCCCTCAGTTGCTGGCTTTCGCCGTCTCCCCGTCCTGGTCCTGCTGCTTCAGCCTGTAATCCGCCAGGGCTGCTTTTATAGCGTCCTCCGCCAGCACTGCAGAGAACAAATGAGACGAATGAGATAAAGACAGGTGAAACAGTGGGGCATCGGTGAGGCTTCGGTGAGGCTTCGGTGAGGCTTCGGTGAGGCTTCGGTGAGGCTTCGGTGCATCTTTCAAGCATCAATAACTGGGAAATATCCAGATggttataaatatacagtactgtgcaaatgtcttGGGCATCCAAGATTCATCTTTATGAATTtagtcttgtttatttatttgttttttgcaataGTGCattatcagaaaaaaacaacaactaattTGAGATTTCAAAATGTTACAGAGaatgtaatgcatttcattAAGTAAAGTAACATAGATAagtaacaagaaaataaaaaaacttgtcTGGggttacctggagagccagaagcaagcgagACAGCCAAAGTGCAGAGTTTTTAACGGTTTTGCTCTTTATCGTACATTTTTAATCTAATTATTTTGAAAGTATTTGTGCTTTACGGAATAAAAATAAGCATGTGAGACTTTTGCAAAGAACTGTATATTGGattttcaaatgaattaaatgaaatgaatgaatgaaaatacggACTGTAAATCATCTTGCGGAATAGCTTATTATAACAAGAAGAATAAGAATTAAAAAATGGCAACACAATCTGATTAAATTAGGCAGTGAGCCTTCTTTTTGCCCTACAAGTCCTCCGTATGTTTCGTTTTTGCGGGTATATATGCGAAACTTACTCATGCATGGAAAGGAACAAACATAATAATTGCATTCATCCACACATTTTCTCAAATATATATCATTGGAGCaggagaaggaaaaagaaaacacttgtATCAAGCATGTGCCAGGCTGGTAAGAAATATTCCACACAAAATGTTCAACTTTAAAACAATTTCTTTGAACAGTATTTTGACTAAGGGATATGTAGAAACAAGTGATACTAGGGACCAGATCCAACACACCCTCGTCATCTCGTTGCTCATTGGCTGAATCAATCGGCCAATGAGGAAAATGCTGCAGACCACACGTTCCTAATACTGAGGGGAATTTATTCGTAATTGCCCCCTTTCCATTGAGTTAGCAAATGTGCAGACCTCGCAAGGAGATGACAAAACTGCTGACCTCTAACTCCCTGAATAATAGATGGAGATCCATACGTCCATAGAAAcccaagaaaaaaacacaacaaacacatgTTTACACATGTAAAGGTTGGCTCCATAGACAGCTATGTCAAACTTATACACTGGATGAGAAGTTTGCCCAAGAATGCATTCGAGACAATATTTATCACATAAATTGTTGTTAATTACCACCTAAGTAGACCCAAGCACATTATAAAAAGAAAACGTAATCACGTACTGGAGCAGTGAAGCTTGACAGGTGGAAGGCATAGTTCTTTAGCGATTTCAGTGTTTTTGATCTTCTGCGCTTCGTCAATctgcaaaacaaagcaaacaataACCGGCGTGATCACAGGCTGCAGCAGACCATTCTCCTGAGGGATGCAGCCTCTAGTGGTAAAATGTCAATACTACACCCCCGTCAGAAAATTAGTCGCTTGAAACTCCAAACGAATGCCAGTGCAGGTCGGTAAGAATACTGAAACACAcgatggaaaaagaaaaattcaTAATGAACAAGAAGAGCTTGAAACATGACGACTGACCGATTTGCCTTTGACCCACTCTGTTACCAGGGAGCTGGAAGCGATTGCCGAGCCGCAGCCAAAGGTCTTGAACCTGGCTTCCACAATCTTCCCCTGCTCGTCGACTTCGATCTGCAGAACGGCCAGAGACGTTACTGAGAGTGCGTCCTGAAGGGCTTACTTTGGAACAGTGGAAACCACATAAGAAATAGGGGGGCGGcttgtagcccagtggctaagagacattactgggacccggaaggtcagtggttcaagccccggtgtagccataataagatccacacagctgtcgggcccttgagcaaggcccttaaccctgcattgcaccacgcgggattgtcccctgcttagtctcatcaactgtaagttgctttggataaaagcgtcagataaataaatggtaaatggttggcatttaaatagcgcctttatccaaagcctttccctgtacaattgatgcttctcattcacccattcatacacaacctcacaccaatggcgattggctgccatgcaaggcaccaaccagctcgtcaggagcgtttgggggtgaggcatcttgctcagggacacttcgacacagccagggtgggatcgaaccagcaaaccccccgactgccagacgactgctcttacctcctgtgcCAGTGTcgccccaaaaaaacaaaaataaggaagcACAAGTAAacagagtaaataaataaaaaggtacCTGCAGCTTCATTACATCCCCACAGGCTGGGGCACCCACCAGGCCTGTTCCCACGTTCTTGGATGTCTTGTCCAGAGAGCCTACATTCCTGGGGTTCTCATAGTGGTCCACCACCTTAAGACAATGGACAAAAAGATTTAAGCAGTCACATCCAGTTGCGAGAGGTTCTCTCACAACAATGGCTGTCAATGACACTGATATTCACATCGAGAAAAATAACTTAAACAAAGTTTGACATTACGCTGGTGAAATTCAAACACAGGGCTTTGACAGTGCTGCTCGGGAGAGGTGGaaggtccaggggtcagaaagtaaaaaaaagtcctGACAGTGCGTTTCCCCCACCTGTGAGCACAGCCAGCTCCAGTATTTTCCCCAATTaattctacctcctggctgatgaATTATGTTAATGgacaaatccaggtgattggaacaacatctcagacaagctaccagcactatttggttgaccagctcatacccagctaaaccagcgtTATTGCCATCTTGGCCATGCTAGTTGACcacctcatacccagctagaccagcttatgaccagctcgaccagctcaattttcaatctGGTCAAGTTGGCAAAGTTGTGTTTCACAGCAGGGCTATGTCTCCATCCAGCTTGGCTGTGTGCTCCCGGGTGACGCAAAATATGGAGGCTAATACTTGTATGTACATCACATACACGCTGACCCATGATCTTAGCGCAATTGAGCCTTTTATGTTATAAAAAAGGATACAGTCGTGGTTCGCCATTTTAAAAAGGCTAATTCAGCAAAGTTTAAGGTGTAGTAAATAATTAACTGCATTACGTCGAATGCAGCAAGTATTGTACCCTCACAAATCCGCTTCTGTATGTGGTGAACACGCGCCACTAGCTAACTATCgttgttattataattattgccTAACTGCCATCACTGCCGTGATCATTGTCAatgtcacattttgtttttgggtaGCAACCATTGAACTGTAATATAGTTCAATAGCAGCAACAGtcacgctagctagctagtaggtTAAACGTAAATTGTGGCATAcaaagctagctaactaacagTTAGTTCTACCTATagattatactgtatttttacagtCCAATTTAGGAATCTAGCTATTTTGGTTTGTCGTAAACGATCGAAGTTAACCAGCTACATTTTTAGTCGTGAAAGTAGGACACTATTACGAAATGACAAGCCTAGGCAGCCAGCCACATGGAAACATCCAACGGGTTTTTGTCCTTTACAACCAACATATCTGACTTGCACGCACTTCGTATTTTGTGTACCATCGTTTTAAAGTGTTCATGAACATAAAAAGCATATGGGTAGCGAGCTGATCAAGTTGGATCAAGTGTCAAACTAAACTCTTGTCTGACTCTTGACTCCGTCCAATAAAACTGACCTCCAGACTCAATATCAAAACAAACCATCCTTCTGctaggtagctaacgttagcgagcTAGCGAGCTAGCAAGCTACCGTAACTACCTTAGCAACCGTTCTTTGCCGATTTGGCTAGCCTAACATTTTAACCTACCTTTTTGTGATATGAGCACGGGAACAGTAATTCGGGTGCGGACAGCCTTCTGCCGAAGAGAACCAGAGGAGAAAGACAACGTTTGAAAGCTACCAACGCCATGTTTACAGCAAACAAGGGCAGTATGTACTGAAGTCGGAGGCCAGGCCAGAGAAGTAAGTAAACCCGCCCCCCACCTCAAATATGGAGGCGGGGCTCACAGTGACACCTTCACTCAATACTGCAGATTATCTCAAGATACCTGCGCCGTTTCGCATTCACATTTCTGTTTCTCATCAGAAAGATCATTAGATCATTAACTTTAGCAGGGTTCTTAAAATGCCAAGCCGTCAATCATGTACATTTTCGAAGACTTAACTATTCAGAAGTAATatttaaacggatttttggcagaTTAGATAATACTAGTTACAAATTGACtctaaaaaattaaatattgacaggcgaattatattacatttgtgTCAATTTACACaagtgtgtatgactgggtggTCTGGTCTGGGTCTGCTTGCATGTTTGTAATTGTGGTATTTGTGAAAAACAATGCAGGATTTGGTACAAATCACAATAACAATATCACGTTTATGAGAGAGAACAGAAGTAACTAAATATGCGCGCTTTTTTCAATAACAAGCACTTTTAATAGTAGGGTACTGTACTTGGCACGCTCAGCACCTTACAAACATGGCGTCAAGTGGGATGGTCTTGTTACCACGTGGTATTTTACAAGCTCTGTTGCGTATCAATGGCTTTAAAAACGCCTGAAAGATCATTTGAAGCCCTTTAAAAGAAAACGAATTATAGCCGTTCAATATATACACATTTAGTACCGTTAAAGTTTAGAAGTATATGCAATATGCATTTTCGTCCATTTTTATATTGCTTATTTTCCTGCAAAGTCTTTGAAATCAGGCTTCCTCTTTGAACAACCCTTCACTGTTACCAGGCAGATCGAGTCCCAACATGGCGGCAAAGGGGAACGAAGAGGAGACGCAGTTGcaagagatggaggaggaggcggcAGCAACCGGGGTCGAAAGAGAAATGGAATCTGACGAGGAAGAGGGAATGGGGGTCGAGGATTCTGATGAGGAAGACGACGATTCGTCTGATGATGAAAAAGAGAATGAAGCCGAAATCCAACGTTTGGAAGAGCAGGTATgagtaatgaatgaatgaggtgCGATGTGTGCAACTCGCTAGCTGCTAGCCCATCATCGGGTGCTTAGCGAATTAAACTCTCCACTAATTGTTATCGGTGAAGCAGCGATTATCTATTTTACgcttggatgtgtgtgtatttctgttgaAATTATGTTTGCGATTTTTACAGTACCTTGTTAGTTAGGGTCTCGTAATTTATTGCAAGTAAGTATTTGCTCCGCTCTCGCTAAACTGGGATTTAAATTAAATGGCTAGTTAGCTATGCGCTATATTGCTatctaattagctagctagccacttAGCCTCAACCAACGCCTTGCATGCGGACCAGTTGGTCGTTGAACTAAAGCGTCACTAATGTTGATTTGTATTAGTTTAGTAGTGGGTGTACATGCTTGCACGACTTCTAAAGAAGTTTTCAGTTACTTGGCTTGCTCGCTAACG containing:
- the iscua gene encoding iron-sulfur cluster assembly enzyme ISCU, mitochondrial, translated to MALVAFKRCLSPLVLFGRRLSAPELLFPCSYHKKVVDHYENPRNVGSLDKTSKNVGTGLVGAPACGDVMKLQIEVDEQGKIVEARFKTFGCGSAIASSSLVTEWVKGKSIDEAQKIKNTEIAKELCLPPVKLHCSMLAEDAIKAALADYRLKQQDQDGETAKASN